From Salinicola endophyticus:
CGTAGAGCCGGATGGGGATGATCTTGGTCGAATCCGCGGGCCCGCCGTTGGTGGTGATGAAGATGATCGCGAAGAAGCGAATCGCATCCATGGCGCGGATCAGCAGGGCCACCAGCAGGATGTTGGAGATCGACGGCAGGATGATGTAGAGCAGTTTCTGGCGATAATTGGCACCGTCCATCTCCGCGGCTTCCAGGGTGTCTTCGGGCACCGAGGTAAGCCCGGCCAGCACGATCAGTGCCACCAGTGGCGTCCACTCCCACACATCCATGAGGATCACCGCGGTCATCGCCGAGCCGACGCTGCCGAGGATGTTGCCGTCGAACAGGCCGGTTTCATTGAGGATCCAGGCATACAGGCCGTGGCTGGGGTCGAGCATGAAGCGTCCGAGCAGACCGACGATCACCGGGGCGATGAACATCGGAATCAGCAGCAGCGAGATG
This genomic window contains:
- a CDS encoding sugar ABC transporter permease, which gives rise to MMSPALFLLALITLVPFFSIIWMSFNNVSLMGGLTLEFSGLDNWRRVFTDPDIRASWLISLVYFLATVGLEMLIGTVMALLVYSLRRGSNIIISLLLIPMFIAPVIVGLLGRFMLDPSHGLYAWILNETGLFDGNILGSVGSAMTAVILMDVWEWTPLVALIVLAGLTSVPEDTLEAAEMDGANYRQKLLYIILPSISNILLVALLIRAMDAIRFFAIIFITTNGGPADSTKIIPIRLYDIAFRFFDLGYAAAVGITMLVFSILVANAFTKLLKRRESAS